In Desulfovibrio sp. 86, the following proteins share a genomic window:
- a CDS encoding potassium channel family protein → MAEKKLEIGVIGLGKFGLRMATTLVSLGHTVVGIDMSDAQVQRAEDALNSVYKADATNIAVLRSLHVQDLDWVVISVGQSVEQSLSITLNVQELGGPKIWVKASNEEHRKILQRLRVNRALVPEMEAAVMAAHQLTYPGMLDLIPKYGGIAIQELKVDEWHGKTLIDLNLMQRFNVMVLGIRPVGEHSFNFVPPAMTVLQKGDTIVLAGRANSMGDLKP, encoded by the coding sequence ATGGCGGAAAAGAAACTTGAAATCGGTGTTATCGGCCTGGGCAAGTTCGGGCTGCGCATGGCCACCACCCTGGTGTCTCTGGGGCATACGGTGGTCGGCATAGACATGTCCGACGCACAGGTGCAGCGGGCCGAGGATGCGTTGAATTCCGTGTACAAGGCTGACGCCACAAACATCGCCGTGCTGCGTTCGCTGCATGTGCAGGACCTGGACTGGGTGGTCATCAGCGTGGGCCAGAGCGTGGAGCAGTCGCTGAGCATCACCCTGAACGTGCAGGAACTGGGCGGCCCCAAGATATGGGTCAAGGCGTCCAACGAGGAACACCGCAAGATATTGCAGCGTCTGCGCGTCAACCGCGCCCTTGTGCCCGAAATGGAGGCCGCCGTCATGGCCGCCCACCAGCTTACCTACCCCGGCATGCTGGACCTTATCCCCAAGTATGGCGGCATAGCCATTCAGGAATTGAAGGTGGACGAGTGGCACGGCAAGACCTTGATTGACCTCAACCTGATGCAGCGGTTTAACGTCATGGTGCTGGGCATACGCCCTGTGGGGGAACATTCTTTCAACTTTGTGCCCCCGGCCATGACGGTGCTGCAAAAGGGCGACACCATCGTGCTGGCCGGAAGGGCAAACTCCATGGGCGACCTGAAGCCCTAG
- a CDS encoding TrkH family potassium uptake protein: protein MLHTPASWQKGHSLSLIDAAFLSTSAVCVTGLTPVDISAVLSPFGETVLLLLVQLGGLGIMTYTSIIFLLWRNHVPFTSREAVSQALLGDDFNLKSFLVQVLALVFSIEAVTALLLYWHDPVFFYPFSAVFHAVSAFCNAGFSLSSNSLMNFRDDVVVNSIITASVFLGSIGFGVLREALGIISGGRIGLPVRQFSRFSRLVLKTSFFLIVVGATIGFAIEFWRVGNEHALGDGFDLALTALFQAAVARTAGFNTINMTSLSEASLLVIMALMFVGGGPGSCSGGIKVVTFRVLAGYIAAQFRGDRQIVLEGRGVPEENVTRALTLFFLYSMLVGISTFLLSITEYGILHGTTTDGPSFLRILFEEVSALGTVGLSLNLTPELSAEGKGIIIVNMFAGRVGLLSLLMAVQSLQPRKAYSVAETQLPIG, encoded by the coding sequence TTGTTGCACACGCCCGCAAGCTGGCAGAAAGGGCACAGCCTCAGCCTGATTGACGCGGCCTTTCTTTCCACATCCGCCGTGTGCGTCACAGGGCTTACGCCTGTGGACATCAGCGCCGTGCTCAGCCCCTTTGGCGAGACCGTGCTGCTTTTGCTCGTGCAACTGGGCGGCCTTGGCATCATGACCTATACAAGCATTATTTTTCTGCTCTGGCGCAACCATGTGCCCTTCACCAGCCGTGAAGCCGTGAGCCAGGCATTGCTTGGGGACGATTTTAACCTCAAATCCTTTCTTGTGCAGGTGCTGGCCCTTGTCTTCAGTATTGAGGCGGTGACGGCCCTTTTGCTGTACTGGCATGATCCAGTGTTTTTTTATCCGTTCAGCGCGGTTTTTCACGCGGTGTCGGCTTTCTGTAATGCGGGTTTTTCGCTCAGTTCCAACAGCCTCATGAATTTTCGCGACGATGTGGTGGTGAACAGCATCATCACGGCCAGCGTTTTTTTGGGCAGCATAGGCTTTGGCGTACTGCGCGAGGCGCTCGGCATCATCTCCGGAGGCCGCATCGGCCTGCCGGTACGCCAGTTCAGCCGGTTCAGCCGCCTGGTGCTGAAAACCAGTTTTTTTCTCATCGTTGTGGGCGCGACCATAGGCTTTGCCATTGAATTCTGGCGTGTGGGCAATGAGCATGCCCTTGGCGACGGTTTCGATCTGGCCCTGACAGCCCTGTTTCAGGCGGCAGTGGCGCGCACTGCCGGTTTCAACACCATCAACATGACCAGCCTCAGCGAGGCCAGCCTGCTGGTGATCATGGCCCTCATGTTTGTGGGCGGCGGGCCAGGTTCGTGCTCTGGCGGCATCAAGGTGGTGACGTTCAGGGTGCTGGCGGGGTATATTGCAGCGCAGTTTCGCGGCGACAGGCAGATAGTGCTGGAAGGCAGGGGCGTGCCGGAAGAAAACGTCACCCGTGCCCTGACGCTGTTCTTTCTCTACTCCATGCTGGTGGGCATATCGACCTTTCTGCTCAGCATCACGGAATACGGGATTCTGCACGGAACAACAACTGACGGGCCGTCTTTTTTGCGCATTCTGTTTGAGGAAGTGTCCGCCCTCGGCACTGTGGGGCTTTCCCTGAATCTCACGCCAGAACTGAGCGCCGAGGGCAAGGGCATTATTATCGTCAACATGTTTGCCGGGCGCGTGGGCCTGCTGAGCCTGCTCATGGCCGTGCAGAGCCTTCAGCCGCGCAAGGCCTACTCAGTGGCGGAAACACAGCTGCCCATCGGCTAG
- the thiC gene encoding phosphomethylpyrimidine synthase ThiC, whose product MSTTLCSQNAALRGLLDTHLAALAAEEGLTQEAIVAALEAGTMVLLGNPAHAGLKPILVGQPARVKVNANIGTSPLNNCPNTEERKIHAALDAGADTVMDLSIAGDLDALRLGMLAACPRPLGTVPLYAVGQQILDADREITSMSPDDLFDEIAKQAAQGVDFVTVHCGLSHRGAEMAVKNNRVLGIVSRGGSMLARWMLENDRENPLLEYFDRLLDICRPYNVTLSLGDGLRPGAGVDAGDAAQWEEVINLGRLAKYALERGVQCMIEGPGHVPLNQVRTQIQGIKRLTNNAPLYVLGPLCCDSAPGYDHIAGAIGGALGVEAGVDFLCYLTPAEHLTLPDEADVRAGVMASRVAAQVGETALGRPHAVAREAAMNAARKALDWDGMSKAALDPKMLEKRREAHKSEEVCAMCGKFCAVKMLRDH is encoded by the coding sequence ATGTCTACGACACTTTGTTCCCAGAACGCCGCTTTGCGCGGCCTTCTGGATACGCACCTTGCCGCCCTGGCCGCCGAAGAGGGCCTGACCCAGGAGGCAATCGTCGCCGCCCTTGAAGCCGGAACCATGGTTCTGCTTGGCAATCCCGCCCATGCCGGTCTCAAGCCCATTCTCGTGGGCCAGCCTGCCAGGGTCAAGGTCAACGCCAACATTGGCACGTCTCCCCTGAACAACTGCCCCAATACGGAAGAACGCAAAATTCACGCCGCGCTGGACGCGGGCGCGGACACGGTCATGGATCTTTCCATCGCCGGAGACCTGGACGCCCTGCGTCTGGGCATGCTGGCCGCCTGCCCCCGCCCTCTGGGCACGGTGCCGCTCTACGCCGTGGGCCAGCAGATACTCGACGCCGACCGCGAGATCACCAGCATGTCGCCCGACGATCTTTTTGACGAAATAGCCAAGCAGGCCGCGCAGGGTGTGGATTTTGTCACCGTGCACTGCGGCCTTTCCCACCGTGGTGCCGAGATGGCCGTCAAGAACAACCGTGTTCTGGGCATAGTCTCGCGCGGCGGCTCCATGCTGGCGCGCTGGATGCTTGAAAACGACCGCGAAAATCCCCTGCTTGAATATTTTGACCGCCTGCTGGACATCTGCCGCCCCTACAATGTCACCCTGTCCCTGGGGGACGGCCTGCGCCCCGGCGCTGGCGTGGATGCCGGGGACGCCGCGCAGTGGGAAGAAGTCATCAATCTTGGGCGTCTTGCCAAGTACGCGCTTGAGCGCGGCGTACAGTGCATGATCGAAGGCCCCGGCCATGTGCCGCTCAATCAGGTGCGCACCCAGATTCAGGGCATCAAGCGCCTGACCAACAATGCGCCCCTCTACGTGCTTGGCCCCCTGTGCTGCGACAGCGCGCCCGGCTACGACCATATAGCCGGAGCCATAGGCGGCGCACTTGGCGTGGAGGCCGGCGTGGATTTTCTCTGCTACCTCACCCCCGCCGAACACCTTACCCTGCCGGATGAAGCCGACGTGCGCGCGGGCGTCATGGCCTCACGGGTGGCGGCCCAGGTGGGCGAAACCGCCCTTGGCCGTCCCCATGCCGTGGCGCGCGAGGCTGCCATGAACGCCGCTCGCAAGGCTCTGGACTGGGATGGCATGTCAAAGGCCGCCCTTGACCCCAAGATGCTCGAAAAACGCCGCGAGGCCCACAAGTCTGAAGAAGTGTGCGCCATGTGCGGCAAGTTCTGCGCGGTCAAGATGCTGCGCGACCATTAG
- a CDS encoding DMT family protein, protein MNVPVPVATVGLLLFSNVFMTFAWYGHLRYKGAALPVVILVSWGLAFFEYLLQVPANRIGYGHFSAAELKTIQEIISLSVFMVFSTLWLHEPMRWNHAVGFGLIVLAAWVIFKEW, encoded by the coding sequence ATGAACGTACCCGTTCCTGTGGCCACTGTGGGCCTTCTGCTTTTTTCCAACGTCTTCATGACCTTTGCCTGGTACGGGCACCTGCGTTACAAGGGCGCGGCCCTGCCCGTGGTGATCCTTGTCAGTTGGGGTCTGGCTTTTTTCGAATACCTGCTGCAGGTTCCTGCCAACCGCATCGGCTACGGGCACTTTTCGGCAGCGGAACTGAAAACCATTCAGGAAATCATTTCCCTGAGCGTTTTCATGGTTTTTTCCACCCTGTGGCTGCATGAACCCATGCGCTGGAACCACGCCGTGGGCTTCGGGCTTATCGTGCTGGCCGCGTGGGTCATTTTCAAGGAGTGGTAG
- a CDS encoding sulfite exporter TauE/SafE family protein yields MEFGLVALLAGIAAAFAGGFIDAIAGGGGLVTMPALLLTGVPPHMALGANKFSACLGTCVALGNFARSRLVLWRVALAGLAFSLLGSWAGARLALHVEPALLGKILVGLLPVGMCATLMPRKERAGGLDMALYGPRLWLLTPMVCLLIGAYDGFFGPGTGSFLILAFHWILRMGLMEASATSKVLNLASNFAGLMVFMINGVVVWSLALPMAAACCLGNWLGSRLAIRVGPAAVRRFLMVSLSLLLLTLVWQYFLAPFMR; encoded by the coding sequence ATGGAATTCGGTCTCGTAGCCCTGCTGGCGGGCATCGCTGCCGCCTTTGCCGGTGGCTTTATCGACGCCATCGCCGGAGGGGGCGGGCTTGTGACCATGCCCGCGCTGCTGCTGACCGGGGTGCCGCCGCACATGGCCCTGGGAGCCAACAAGTTCAGCGCCTGTCTTGGCACCTGCGTGGCCCTGGGGAACTTTGCGCGCAGCCGCCTTGTACTCTGGCGCGTGGCCCTGGCCGGACTGGCCTTCTCCCTTTTGGGCTCCTGGGCGGGCGCGCGTCTGGCGTTGCACGTGGAACCGGCGCTGCTGGGCAAAATCCTGGTGGGGCTTTTGCCCGTGGGCATGTGCGCCACCCTCATGCCACGCAAGGAGCGGGCGGGCGGCCTCGACATGGCCCTCTACGGCCCGCGCCTGTGGCTGCTCACGCCCATGGTCTGCCTGCTCATCGGCGCGTATGACGGATTTTTCGGCCCCGGCACGGGCAGCTTTCTGATACTGGCCTTTCACTGGATTCTGCGCATGGGCCTTATGGAAGCATCGGCCACGTCCAAGGTGCTCAACCTCGCGTCCAACTTCGCCGGACTCATGGTCTTCATGATCAACGGCGTGGTGGTCTGGAGCCTGGCCCTGCCCATGGCCGCAGCCTGCTGCCTGGGCAACTGGCTTGGCAGCCGCCTGGCCATCCGGGTGGGCCCCGCCGCCGTGCGCCGCTTTCTTATGGTTTCACTGAGCCTCCTGCTGCTCACCCTTGTGTGGCAATATTTTCTGGCGCCATTCATGCGGTAG
- a CDS encoding DUF1090 domain-containing protein produces MIKNIMKIASMYACAVVVSAFAVSVRAEGICTKKIAELERQLSIAKQHKNTGRAAGLERALENVRTWCTDDGELAEAKIKVLEKQEKVAERQAELDKATAQGVARKKIEKRQQKLREAQDELKEAEKVRDTMQQDAKK; encoded by the coding sequence ATGATCAAGAATATAATGAAGATAGCTTCAATGTACGCTTGCGCAGTCGTGGTTTCCGCCTTTGCCGTGTCGGTGCGCGCGGAAGGTATTTGCACTAAAAAAATAGCCGAGCTTGAGCGTCAGCTGAGCATCGCCAAGCAGCACAAGAACACGGGCAGGGCGGCCGGACTTGAGCGCGCCCTGGAAAACGTGCGCACGTGGTGCACGGATGACGGCGAACTGGCCGAAGCCAAAATCAAGGTGCTTGAGAAGCAGGAAAAAGTGGCGGAGCGTCAGGCAGAATTGGACAAGGCCACGGCTCAGGGCGTTGCGCGTAAAAAGATCGAAAAACGGCAGCAGAAACTGCGTGAAGCGCAAGACGAGCTGAAAGAAGCCGAAAAGGTTCGTGACACGATGCAGCAGGACGCCAAGAAATAA
- a CDS encoding GlcG/HbpS family heme-binding protein — translation MRTLIFTLALVLTLGLSAVQAASVKTHLPGDLTLEEAQDILKAALAKAKEVAVPMNIAVVDAGGNLKIFARQDGAFLGSIDIAQKKAKTARYFNMSTGELGAAAQPGKELFGIEVTNNGLAIFGGGELLVRGGVVVGAIGVSGGSVVDDTTVAKAGAAVLQQSSKKSSF, via the coding sequence ATGCGTACATTGATTTTCACTCTTGCTCTCGTGCTTACCCTGGGGCTGAGCGCTGTCCAGGCGGCGTCTGTCAAAACCCATCTGCCCGGCGACCTTACTCTCGAAGAGGCGCAGGACATTCTCAAGGCGGCGCTGGCCAAGGCAAAAGAAGTTGCCGTTCCGATGAACATTGCCGTGGTGGACGCGGGGGGAAACCTTAAAATTTTCGCCCGCCAGGACGGGGCCTTTCTTGGCAGTATAGACATCGCCCAAAAGAAGGCCAAAACGGCCCGCTACTTCAACATGTCCACGGGCGAACTGGGCGCAGCCGCGCAGCCCGGCAAGGAGCTTTTCGGCATCGAGGTGACCAATAACGGACTCGCCATCTTCGGCGGCGGGGAACTGCTGGTGCGCGGCGGCGTTGTCGTTGGGGCCATCGGCGTCAGCGGCGGCAGCGTTGTGGACGATACCACTGTGGCCAAGGCGGGAGCAGCGGTCCTGCAGCAATCGTCCAAAAAATCTTCTTTTTAG
- a CDS encoding PFL family protein: MLSEREVTSTLNMLRNEHLDVRTVTLGVSLFDCVSHDLDLFTANVRAKLRRYASQLVAICDEVGDKYGIPVVNKRISVSPIAVVAAPFGPDGMVRVCKALDEAAKEAGVDFLGGFTALVEKGFAKGDRALIEALPEALSQTDRICSSINVASSRSGINMDAVALMGRQILKVAEATADRGGIGCAKLVVFANIPQDVPFMAGAYLGVGEPDVVINVGVSGPGVVKKALDRAREAGHNGKGGPLTLLDMAEVIKRTAYKVTRVGEMIGTEVATRLGIPFGVADLSLAPTPAVGDSVGEIFQSLGLSSIGAPGTTAVLAMLNDAVKKGGAFASSSVGGLSGAFIPVSEDSSIEAAATAGILSLEKLEAMTSVCSVGLDMIAIPGDTPAATISGIIADEMAIGMINHKTTAVRLIPVPGKGVGDEVSFGGLLGKAAIMPVPGGNAEDFIALGGRIPAPIHSLKN; the protein is encoded by the coding sequence ATGCTTTCCGAACGCGAAGTCACAAGCACTCTGAACATGCTCCGTAACGAGCATCTTGACGTGCGCACCGTCACCCTGGGCGTGAGCCTGTTTGATTGCGTGAGCCACGATCTTGATCTCTTCACCGCCAACGTGCGGGCCAAACTGCGCCGCTACGCCTCGCAGCTTGTGGCCATATGCGACGAGGTGGGCGACAAGTACGGTATCCCCGTGGTGAACAAGCGCATCAGCGTCAGCCCCATCGCCGTGGTGGCTGCGCCCTTTGGCCCTGACGGCATGGTGCGCGTGTGCAAGGCTCTGGACGAAGCCGCCAAGGAAGCGGGCGTGGATTTTCTGGGCGGGTTCACCGCCCTGGTGGAAAAAGGCTTTGCCAAGGGCGACCGCGCCCTCATTGAAGCCCTGCCCGAAGCCCTTTCACAGACGGACCGCATCTGCTCGTCCATCAACGTGGCTTCCTCGCGCAGCGGCATCAATATGGACGCCGTGGCCCTCATGGGGCGGCAGATCCTCAAGGTGGCCGAAGCCACGGCGGATCGCGGCGGCATCGGCTGCGCCAAACTTGTGGTCTTTGCCAATATTCCGCAGGACGTGCCCTTTATGGCTGGCGCGTATCTTGGCGTTGGGGAGCCCGATGTGGTCATCAACGTGGGCGTTTCCGGCCCCGGCGTGGTGAAAAAGGCTCTGGACCGCGCCCGCGAGGCGGGCCATAACGGCAAGGGCGGCCCCCTCACCCTGCTGGACATGGCCGAAGTCATCAAGCGCACTGCCTACAAGGTGACGCGCGTGGGCGAAATGATCGGTACCGAAGTGGCCACCCGTCTGGGCATCCCCTTTGGCGTGGCCGACCTTTCCCTGGCGCCCACACCGGCCGTGGGCGATTCCGTGGGCGAGATTTTTCAGAGCCTCGGGCTTTCCAGCATAGGCGCGCCCGGCACCACCGCCGTGCTCGCCATGCTCAACGATGCGGTGAAAAAGGGCGGGGCTTTTGCCTCATCCTCGGTGGGCGGGCTTTCCGGCGCGTTCATTCCCGTGTCCGAAGACTCAAGCATTGAGGCGGCTGCCACTGCGGGCATACTCAGTCTTGAAAAACTTGAGGCCATGACCAGCGTGTGCTCCGTGGGGCTGGACATGATAGCCATTCCCGGCGACACCCCGGCGGCCACCATTTCCGGCATCATCGCCGATGAAATGGCCATCGGCATGATCAACCACAAGACCACGGCCGTGCGCCTCATCCCTGTGCCCGGCAAGGGCGTCGGCGACGAGGTCTCCTTTGGCGGGCTGCTTGGCAAGGCCGCCATCATGCCCGTGCCCGGCGGCAATGCCGAAGATTTCATCGCGCTGGGCGGCCGGATTCCTGCCCCCATCCACAGCCTGAAAAACTGA
- a CDS encoding glycine cleavage system protein R: MHKYTASFLGRDCPGVVAAVSRILEENGCNIEEVTQTILSGEFAAIFVVAAPDGTDAESLRQNLSASLAEAKVDLSVLVRPAIKGQWGQDLHCEPFVVTADGPDKPGLIAAMSRVFARHDVNIESLKAILGEGGANRALFVFEVMVPDSVDLGRLRRELSCEGQSRDLRVSVQHRDIFEAVHRVNSF, from the coding sequence ATGCACAAGTATACTGCCTCATTTCTGGGGCGCGACTGCCCCGGCGTTGTGGCCGCTGTCAGTCGTATTCTTGAAGAAAACGGCTGCAATATCGAAGAAGTGACCCAGACCATACTTTCTGGGGAGTTTGCCGCCATATTTGTGGTGGCGGCTCCTGACGGAACAGATGCCGAGAGTCTGCGCCAGAATCTCAGCGCCAGCCTGGCCGAGGCCAAGGTTGACCTGTCGGTGCTGGTGCGCCCCGCCATCAAGGGGCAGTGGGGGCAGGACCTGCACTGTGAACCCTTTGTGGTCACTGCCGACGGCCCGGACAAACCCGGCCTCATCGCGGCCATGAGCCGCGTGTTCGCCCGTCATGACGTGAACATTGAAAGCCTCAAGGCCATTCTGGGCGAAGGCGGGGCCAACCGCGCCCTGTTTGTTTTTGAGGTCATGGTTCCCGACTCCGTGGATCTCGGCCGTCTGCGCCGCGAACTCTCCTGCGAGGGACAGAGCCGCGATTTGCGCGTGAGCGTGCAGCACCGGGATATTTTCGAGGCCGTTCACCGCGTCAATTCCTTCTAG
- the lysS gene encoding lysine--tRNA ligase, with protein sequence MENREKKNKKPTIKLGTKSQHAGYFMPMLESFASREGLNEVVKNRVVKSCDLLDAGVPLFPNDFRKEHSISWVLDKFGDLEGEALESQEDVVAIAGRIVSLRSFGKVAFFHIMDQTGRVQCYATREHLDEATHNLVKKLDIGDIVGVSGHLFRTKTGELTIACRKIKLITRSLRPLPEKYHGLKDMETRYRQRYVDLIVTPRAREIFFKRSLIVREFRRFMEDRGFMEVETPMMQPLAGGATARPFKTHHNALDIGLFMRIAPELYLKRLLVGGFEKVFELNRNFRNEGIDTRHNPEFTMCEFYWAYATFENLMDLTEELFAHLAQCACGTTVVPYQGDMIDLTPGKWTRMSFYDSLTVIGGHKPEFYNDYTQVQNYIRQKGEKAADSESLQKLHAKLFDLDVEGKLIQPHFIYHYPTEISPLSRRNDKNPGLTDRFELFITGRELSNAFSELNDPVDQRLRFEEQVREKEAGDDEAHSMDEDYLRALEYGMPPAAGQGVGIDRLVMLLTDSASIREVILFPLLRPEI encoded by the coding sequence GTGGAAAATCGGGAAAAGAAGAATAAAAAGCCTACCATCAAATTAGGCACCAAGTCGCAGCACGCGGGCTATTTCATGCCCATGCTGGAAAGCTTCGCCAGCCGCGAAGGACTTAACGAAGTCGTAAAAAACCGCGTGGTTAAATCCTGCGATCTGCTGGATGCGGGCGTGCCCCTCTTTCCCAATGATTTTCGAAAAGAGCACTCCATCTCCTGGGTACTGGACAAATTTGGCGACCTGGAAGGCGAAGCCCTCGAAAGCCAGGAAGACGTCGTCGCCATTGCCGGGCGCATTGTTTCTTTGCGCTCCTTCGGCAAGGTGGCCTTCTTCCATATAATGGATCAGACGGGCCGCGTGCAGTGCTACGCAACGCGCGAACACCTTGACGAAGCGACGCACAATCTGGTGAAAAAGCTGGATATTGGCGACATTGTCGGTGTTTCCGGGCACCTCTTCCGCACCAAAACGGGCGAACTGACCATCGCCTGTCGCAAAATAAAGCTCATCACGCGCTCCCTGCGTCCCCTGCCCGAGAAATATCACGGGCTCAAGGATATGGAAACGCGCTACCGCCAGCGCTATGTGGATCTTATCGTCACGCCGCGCGCCCGCGAGATATTCTTCAAGCGCAGCCTTATCGTGCGCGAGTTCCGCCGCTTTATGGAAGACCGGGGCTTTATGGAAGTGGAAACGCCCATGATGCAGCCCCTGGCTGGCGGCGCGACCGCACGCCCCTTCAAGACGCACCACAACGCGCTGGATATCGGCCTCTTCATGCGCATCGCGCCGGAGCTGTATCTCAAGCGCTTGCTGGTGGGCGGCTTTGAAAAAGTTTTTGAGCTCAACCGCAACTTCCGTAATGAAGGCATCGACACGCGGCACAACCCCGAATTCACCATGTGTGAATTTTACTGGGCCTACGCCACGTTTGAAAACCTCATGGATCTGACCGAAGAGCTTTTTGCCCATCTGGCCCAATGCGCGTGCGGCACAACCGTGGTGCCTTATCAGGGCGATATGATCGACCTCACGCCCGGCAAGTGGACGCGCATGAGCTTCTACGATTCGCTCACCGTCATTGGCGGACACAAGCCGGAGTTCTACAACGATTACACTCAGGTGCAAAATTACATCCGGCAGAAGGGCGAAAAGGCCGCTGACAGCGAAAGCCTGCAAAAGCTGCATGCCAAGCTTTTTGACCTTGACGTTGAAGGCAAGCTGATCCAGCCGCACTTCATCTACCATTATCCCACGGAAATCTCGCCGCTGTCGCGTCGTAACGACAAAAACCCCGGTCTCACCGACCGTTTTGAGCTTTTCATCACCGGTCGCGAGCTTTCCAACGCCTTTTCCGAGCTCAACGATCCCGTGGACCAGCGCCTGCGCTTCGAAGAGCAGGTGCGTGAAAAGGAAGCCGGAGACGACGAGGCCCACAGCATGGACGAAGACTATCTGCGCGCCCTTGAATACGGCATGCCCCCGGCTGCCGGACAGGGTGTGGGCATTGACCGACTGGTCATGCTGCTGACGGATTCGGCCTCCATCCGCGAGGTCATCCTCTTCCCCCTGCTGCGCCCCGAGATTTAA
- a CDS encoding 4Fe-4S binding protein — MKRYTLARRCAQLSVLVVFCMLPWINGAGLGQIRGSLFSLHFFGLPFADPVAALQVAAEGMMTAGALLWGAVCSLILALLLGRVFCSWVCPYGFLSELLYNMAGRRIRAKAVARRDTASTQHAIAFAAKGFILMAGLSLAILLEYPVLNILGMPGELSLVPVLVWQGAGAVFLLSALALPAAALVLEAISGKRLWCRYVCPQSVLLGAAARCLPAKAPGLRIDWTAAQCSCRGEVPCRAACPLQLNPRRLDGPERRDCTVCGECLRACESRGGALGWRVFHRQPKRPEE; from the coding sequence ATGAAGAGGTACACTCTGGCGCGTCGGTGCGCCCAGTTGTCTGTTCTTGTGGTGTTCTGCATGTTGCCCTGGATCAATGGGGCGGGGCTTGGGCAGATCAGGGGCAGCCTGTTTTCCCTGCATTTTTTCGGACTTCCCTTTGCCGATCCCGTGGCCGCCCTGCAAGTGGCGGCTGAGGGAATGATGACCGCCGGAGCCCTGCTGTGGGGGGCGGTCTGTTCCCTGATTCTGGCCCTGCTTTTGGGGCGGGTATTCTGCTCCTGGGTGTGTCCCTACGGTTTTTTGTCCGAACTGCTGTACAACATGGCCGGGCGGAGGATCCGGGCCAAGGCCGTGGCAAGGCGTGATACTGCCTCCACGCAGCATGCCATAGCCTTTGCCGCCAAGGGCTTTATACTCATGGCGGGCCTGTCTCTGGCCATTTTGCTGGAATATCCTGTCCTCAACATACTGGGCATGCCCGGTGAACTTTCTCTGGTTCCCGTGCTGGTATGGCAGGGCGCGGGAGCGGTGTTTCTGCTGTCGGCGCTGGCTTTGCCCGCAGCGGCGCTGGTGCTGGAAGCCATAAGCGGCAAGCGGCTGTGGTGTCGGTATGTGTGCCCGCAGTCCGTGCTGCTTGGAGCGGCGGCCCGTTGCCTGCCCGCAAAAGCGCCGGGGCTGCGCATTGACTGGACGGCCGCGCAGTGCAGTTGCCGGGGGGAAGTGCCGTGCAGGGCCGCCTGCCCGCTGCAACTCAATCCCAGACGCTTGGACGGGCCGGAGCGGCGGGACTGCACCGTTTGTGGCGAGTGCCTGCGGGCCTGTGAAAGCCGGGGCGGTGCGCTGGGATGGAGGGTTTTTCACCGGCAGCCCAAGCGGCCCGAAGAGTGA
- a CDS encoding 4Fe-4S dicluster domain-containing protein — MSLLLPPLRPPGAAAEEDFLRQCVRCGQCVTVCPHKSLELMGGFGPSRRTPRVVPRETPCYLCMKCPPVCPSGALNAAVTDMAHAGMGRAYILKDRCHNYTNGVMCMTCYDRCPLRGSAVVLSGGVTPAITRACVGCGICEYVCPVQAVEVWPASSRRRPLSAVPTLDAPGGGV, encoded by the coding sequence ATGAGCCTGCTTCTTCCGCCGCTGCGACCGCCCGGCGCGGCGGCGGAAGAAGATTTTTTGCGCCAGTGCGTGCGCTGCGGGCAATGTGTGACCGTATGCCCGCACAAGAGTCTGGAGCTTATGGGCGGCTTCGGGCCATCCCGCCGGACGCCGCGCGTCGTGCCGCGCGAAACGCCCTGTTACCTTTGCATGAAGTGCCCGCCTGTCTGCCCTTCCGGCGCGCTCAACGCCGCCGTCACGGACATGGCGCACGCCGGAATGGGGCGGGCCTACATACTGAAAGACCGGTGCCATAACTATACCAATGGCGTCATGTGCATGACCTGCTATGACCGCTGCCCCCTGCGCGGTTCGGCGGTGGTTCTTTCGGGAGGGGTGACGCCGGCCATAACCAGGGCCTGCGTCGGCTGCGGCATCTGCGAATACGTGTGCCCCGTGCAGGCGGTGGAGGTGTGGCCCGCATCTTCCCGCCGCAGGCCCCTTTCCGCCGTGCCGACGCTGGACGCTCCAGGGGGCGGCGTATGA
- a CDS encoding chaperone NapD: MAIAGIVVSCLREHLLPLCSELRATRGVLEVQEVPDADKLAVVLESPSRTLQGYLEYVNGLPHVLALDVAFINYEDDLDSTGHMPCPPHRPKGHGPWPVVEGVGEGGLQ, translated from the coding sequence ATGGCTATAGCGGGTATTGTGGTCAGTTGCCTGCGTGAACATTTGCTGCCGCTGTGCAGCGAGTTGCGGGCCACCAGGGGCGTGCTGGAAGTGCAGGAAGTGCCGGATGCGGACAAGCTGGCCGTTGTGCTGGAAAGCCCGTCCCGGACGCTGCAGGGATATCTGGAATACGTGAACGGCCTCCCCCATGTGTTGGCCCTCGACGTGGCTTTTATCAACTATGAGGATGATCTGGACAGCACCGGGCACATGCCTTGCCCGCCGCATCGGCCCAAAGGGCATGGGCCGTGGCCGGTGGTGGAAGGCGTAGGTGAGGGAGGGCTCCAATGA